gaagaagaagcacagTCTCCAAGAAGGCCAAGTGGGTCACGTATCCACTGATGAATAGAGTGACCTTACGGAGGTACGTTGAACCAACTGATAGATAATGCTTTGAAGATAAGTGTTATCTTCAGCCTCTGTTTGATCGCAATACAAACACTACTGAACTTCAAATCGCTATCGGTGTGCACAGCAGAAAAATCCTTATCTTCAAACATAACCCCAGTGATTTAATACTGTCCACAACAATTCTTCTTTAACATTAAAAAAGGTATCTTGCGTATATTTTTCCTACCCTATGCCTTGATCTCTAACGAAACACTACTTTAAATCACCTTTGTGTCCGGGTCAATCAAATGTAACCGTACCGTACGGTGTCCCGTATCACCGCACTCATCCGCTTACGATAAGCGCTCTGATCTGTGTTCTTCGTGTAGACAGCAATGTCGACGTTTTCCGTTTCGCGAAACATTTCAGCCGTTGCGTCCATATCGAGCAGATCCTCCTTGCGCGTACACATCATCGGCACGACAAACGCAGCCAAGAACAGCCCGAACCGTCCGTACTGACGCAACTGCCGCAGGAAGGCTGTTCGTGGAAAGATTTCCTGCGGACTGTGGCCAAGCTTTTCGAGCAACGTTGCGAGTGAGTTGTAGTACACGCTCATCATCTCGTCGTAGTGACGTCGGCGAAACTCTTCATCCGTACAGCAGAAGATGAAGTACACCAGATCGAGTATGGGCGACGAATACCTGGCCGATTGCCAATCGAGCAGTATGACGTGCTCTGGTGTTCCTTTCTGAAATTGATATCAAATGGGTTCCATTTGTTTGCGTAATCCTTACGGAGCATGATGACGCTTTTCTTGCAGACTCACCCTGTACCGATACATCATGTTGTTGATCCAGCAGTCACCGTGGCCGAGTACAGCGTACGGTTCCGCAAGCTCGTAGTTATCGAACCGTTCGAAATCTGCCATCATATTGTCAAGCAGTTTCTGCATTTTGGCTCGTTCCTTCGTTTCATGCGGTTCGAGCGTTTCGATAGCGTCCATTCCCGTTTTCTGGAGCATCTGGAGGAAGGGATTACCTGGACCCATCATCTCCTTCATCGGATCAAGCACCTTGAACTGTTCGAACTCTTCTGGCCGGTCACGCTTCATTGCCAGCGAGACCGCATTGTAGCGACCCAGCTGTTCCATGGTTAACCGGGCGTGCTCGTAATCGACTGCCTTATCCTTGCTAAACATGGTGTAGTCTTGCAGGCGAAGATCATCCATTACGATAATAGCTTCCTCGGTCTCTCCATCGTAGTGAGCATAGTAGCAATTCGGGGTGCAGAAGAAGCCATCCTCTCTGCCGACGTCCTTCTCCTCCTGATAGCTGAACATGAGCGGAAGGAACTTGTTGTACACGAGCACTTCCCGTTCGAAGATTGCCATCGTTCCGAACTGTTGACGACGTGCTTCGTTCAACGGGGGAATCTTGCACAGATACACCTCCCGTCGATCACCTTCGACGAGATGAGCTCGGAACAGTTCGCCCACGAATCCATCACCTTTGCTGGAACCATCCTCAACTTCAACGGTGTACTGACCGGTATTGAATCCTTCACTACTGGCCACCTGATCCATCGCTGTGTAAAAGAAGTTCGGAAGCTCACGTGGACCATCGGCTTCCGGTTCACCGGAAAGAGTAGCGATCGCCGGTTCAGCTGCGATTTGATTTACCTTCTCGTCCGTTTCTTCAACGAAAGAAGCCGGTTCGGTAGCAATTATTTGTTCCTCGGACAAGTCGTTGGATTTCGTTTCTAGCACCATTTTCACACCGGTAATCACAACTTTACAATTAGGAACGATACACTGCACTGCTCACGACGTGCAGCAATCTGCCGAAAGGAAAAGCAACTCATCCAATGGTCCGATTGAAACATCGGAGTAAAGAAAACGATAAAGAAATCCTTCCTTCAAACGCAACGCGATGTACTACGGAAGTGAGATTTTATCTTATCGGATGAatcgatttcttttttcactctGTTCGCCCCTGTAATGGTTTACGTGTAACCCAACCGTCTTGACTAATACTAATCTTTAACTAAGACACTAGGATAACAACACCCAAATATTGTTGTTACGTGTCGGGGAGTATCATGACTTGCAAAAGACGCTGTTCAAATTCGCCGAGTCAGCCCGTCACGAAACCTGCTGATCAGTAGCACCAGGACCCGACAACGAACAGTAAATTAATAGAATTGCTCAGTCATTGGTAACCCTTGTTTCTGGTCTATTCTCCATCGGGGTCGCAATTCCCTCAGGGTCGACTCCATTCCATTCGCGCACCAAAGCTATCCCACCCTCTGCGGAGGAGATATGTTTCGGGTGCTAGGAAGACCCCTACCGTGCGTCTCCTTCGCACGCCTGTTATCTTATCGGGCTATGTCGGGggctcaaaacaaaaaaacgcgaaTGCCGAATGTGCGAAACGCGAACCGCAAACAGTAAAAGGGAgggttttttgtattgttgacCAAATAATTCAACAAGCATAACGTGCAAACATCACAAACACGCAGGAAAGATCTCAAATATTGGTATACCGTAATGGTTGTGTGGACTGCtatcaacaaaaaagctcTACATCAATCTTCATGAACTGATGAACGTCTCGTTGGTGTTCATTAGGCGTTCaatcacaaaaaagcaatataaAATAGCGCCAAAACAAGGGGGCGAATAAGAATTCTTAATCATCTCCCAGCGGGAAGTACAAACAAATCGTCTCAATCGTCACATGCCATCTCTCACGCGTTCTATCCCACCACACAGACATTAATGGCCAATTCGCAGCTATTGAATGTCTTGCGGTTTAGGTGCTCTCCAGCGTGGCATCATGTTCCATTGAGAATTTCAAGCAGAGTTGTATCGTGCCATGTTCGTATCCGACAATGCCACTAACAAATGTGTGTTGTATCTCGGTTGTCCACCACCAACCCTATGCACACGATCACCTCGGAGATACAACGTTTAGAACAGTGGAGACGAACCCAAGCGCTCGAGAGCTAACAAGTCGGTGCTCGATTGCGGGGTTTTTTATTTAGTACTGATTTAGTAGCGGTCGACTACAGACTGGAGACTGGAGCAAACAATCACCACACGCGATATGGCAGATCAGTCCAGTTCGACCCCTAGCACAGAAACCAATGGACATGGTGACACGGTAGCAAATGGTGTTGAGGACCAAGTGCCCGAACTGCCAGAATATCTGTACGCGGCGCTTAACCAGCTAGCCCCGAAGGAAGGTTTCACCGAGGGTAACTATTCGATCGCGCTGGATTTTGGTTCCAGCAAAGGCGATGGGTTCGTGGGGCAGATGTTCAAGGCCACCATCAGTGAGGGGAATAGAAGCGAAGTGTACTTGTGCAAAATACCGCCACTGGATGATGATCGTCGTGAGCAGTTCAGCTCGATGACCGCATTCGCTCGGGAGGTGCTGGTGTACGATCGCTTCATACCAACAATCTACGAGTATCAACGGCAGAAGGGTGTTCTTACCGAGGAGGAAGGTTTCTTCCATACGCCACGATGCTACTATGCGCATTGCGACGAAGTGGCACAAGAATCGGTCATCATTATGGAAGATCTTCGATTGCGTGACTTTCAACTGTGGAACAAGCATAAGATCATCGATTATGATCATGCGGCACTGTTTATGGAGCATCTGGGCCGGCTGCATGCGATATCGCTTGCAATGAAGCGCGATCGGCCGGAACAGTTCGAACAGTTTAAGCTACCGAACCCGTTCGATCCGATGCTGAAAGCGGATGGTCCCTTCCGTAATATGATCCTCTCACAGCTGCAAATGGTTATCGATGCATTGAACGAACAGGATACGGTCGAGCGGGCCAAGATGGAACAGTTGAAGGAGGAAGTGTTTGACGAGCTGTTACGATGTGGCACAGCGGAACTAGCCGAACCGTACGCGGTTGTTGGGCATGGCGATTGCTGGACCAACAATATGATGTTCCGATATGAGGTAAGTActctctttgtgtgtgtgcacaacCAACAAACCTCAAGCAAGTGTATTTCTCACCAGGATGGCAAAGTGCGGGACATTATCTTTTTCGACTGGCAGGTGATGCGATACGTTACCCCGGTACAGGACATTGTGTACTTCATCTTCTGCTGCACGGATGAGGAGTTTCGGCGCAAGTATTACCACGAGATGATTGACATCTACTATCGATCGTTATCGACGATGTTGGCAAAGTTGCAGCATGACGTTGGGGAGGTTTTTCCCCGTTCGGTTTTCGATGAGCAGTTGCGCGTGTTTGGTCGGTACGGTATACTGATGGGCATGTTCTTGGTGCCGATGATGTGTACCCGTAACGAGGAACTGCCCGACATTGAGGCGCTGGCCCACAAGATGGCAGAATCGCAGCAGTTGAATGAAAGTTTCTTCAAGACAACCGAATCGAATCAGGAAGCGTACGAAACACGGATCAGGGGAGTTGTGAAGGATTGCATACGgtttggatatttttgagtGTCTTCTAATTCAATTCTAATTCAAGTTTGCAAGTTATAAACGTTCGAATAAAAACATGTAAAAGTTATAGGACATCGCGAGCTTCTTAACGTCTTGGTCCTAATGAATTAGCTACAGTCATGAT
This genomic window from Anopheles maculipalpis chromosome 2RL, idAnoMacuDA_375_x, whole genome shotgun sequence contains:
- the LOC126557944 gene encoding uncharacterized oxidoreductase dhs-27-like yields the protein MVLETKSNDLSEEQIIATEPASFVEETDEKVNQIAAEPAIATLSGEPEADGPRELPNFFYTAMDQVASSEGFNTGQYTVEVEDGSSKGDGFVGELFRAHLVEGDRREVYLCKIPPLNEARRQQFGTMAIFEREVLVYNKFLPLMFSYQEEKDVGREDGFFCTPNCYYAHYDGETEEAIIVMDDLRLQDYTMFSKDKAVDYEHARLTMEQLGRYNAVSLAMKRDRPEEFEQFKVLDPMKEMMGPGNPFLQMLQKTGMDAIETLEPHETKERAKMQKLLDNMMADFERFDNYELAEPYAVLGHGDCWINNMMYRYRKGTPEHVILLDWQSARYSSPILDLVYFIFCCTDEEFRRRHYDEMMSVYYNSLATLLEKLGHSPQEIFPRTAFLRQLRQYGRFGLFLAAFVVPMMCTRKEDLLDMDATAEMFRETENVDIAVYTKNTDQSAYRKRMSAVIRDTVRYGYI
- the LOC126558039 gene encoding uncharacterized protein LOC126558039 — protein: MADQSSSTPSTETNGHGDTVANGVEDQVPELPEYLYAALNQLAPKEGFTEGNYSIALDFGSSKGDGFVGQMFKATISEGNRSEVYLCKIPPLDDDRREQFSSMTAFAREVLVYDRFIPTIYEYQRQKGVLTEEEGFFHTPRCYYAHCDEVAQESVIIMEDLRLRDFQLWNKHKIIDYDHAALFMEHLGRLHAISLAMKRDRPEQFEQFKLPNPFDPMLKADGPFRNMILSQLQMVIDALNEQDTVERAKMEQLKEEVFDELLRCGTAELAEPYAVVGHGDCWTNNMMFRYEDGKVRDIIFFDWQVMRYVTPVQDIVYFIFCCTDEEFRRKYYHEMIDIYYRSLSTMLAKLQHDVGEVFPRSVFDEQLRVFGRYGILMGMFLVPMMCTRNEELPDIEALAHKMAESQQLNESFFKTTESNQEAYETRIRGVVKDCIRFGYF